The following coding sequences are from one Nicotiana tomentosiformis chromosome 3, ASM39032v3, whole genome shotgun sequence window:
- the LOC138907329 gene encoding uncharacterized protein: MVAGASSKKAVSVGNLAFIPVSERPLAVDVQDLANQFVRLDVSEPSRVLACVVSRSFLFDCIRERQYYDPHLLVLKDKVQHGDSRDVTIEDVRVLSIQGRICVPNVDGLRELILEVAHGSRYSIHPGAAKMYQDLRQHYWWRRMKKDIVGFVVGALTVSR, encoded by the coding sequence atggtggccggtGCCTCGAGTAAGAAGGCAGTGAGTGTTGGTAACCTTGCATTCATTCCAgttagtgagagaccgcttgcagttgatgttcaggacttggccaatcagtttgtaagattagatgtttcggagcccagtcgggttctagcttgtgtggtttctcggtctttcttATTTGATTGcattagagagcgccagtattatgatcctcatttgcttgttctCAAGGACaaggttcagcacggtgattccAGAGATGTGACTATCGAGGATGTTAGGGTATTGAGTatacagggtcggatttgtgtgcctaatgtggatggtctacgtgagttgattcttgaggtggCCCAcggttcacggtattccattcatccgggtgccgcgaagatgtaccaggacttgagacagcactattggtggaggagaatgaagaaggatatagtggggtttgtagttggtgccttaactgtcagcaggtga